Proteins from a genomic interval of uncultured Methanocorpusculum sp.:
- a CDS encoding translation initiation factor IF-2 subunit gamma: protein MHDPTIPNVNIGVVGHVDHGKTTLVSQLTGSWTDRHSEELKRGISIRLGYADATFYKCPKCGVEELWTNTETCPTCGEKLEAVRSVSFVDAPGHETLMATMLSGSAIMDGAMLVIAANEPCPQPQTKEHLMALELTGIKNIVIVQNKIDVVPQKKALENYKQIKAFVKGTVAENAPIIPVSAQKRINFGMLLDALNTTIPDIERETDVMPIMLIARSFDVNRPGSSWRDIKGGVIGGSLIRGEFHEGDEIEIRPGRQYMSENKAKWEPITTKITSMNKASHKVPTATPGGLAAIGTKLDPAITKSDTLVGQVAGMAGSLPPVWDKLKFDVTLMERVVGSSAELNIDPIRLKEPLMLSVGTAVTVGIVLAVKKNQAEVMLKRPVCAEVGSRIAISRQVGGRWRLIGMGLLTE, encoded by the coding sequence TCACGTTGACCACGGCAAGACGACATTAGTCAGCCAGCTTACCGGCTCGTGGACAGATCGCCACAGTGAAGAACTGAAGCGCGGGATCTCGATCCGGCTTGGGTATGCCGATGCAACATTTTATAAATGTCCAAAATGCGGGGTGGAGGAACTCTGGACAAATACAGAGACGTGCCCTACCTGCGGTGAAAAACTTGAAGCAGTAAGATCAGTCTCATTTGTGGATGCCCCGGGGCATGAAACCCTCATGGCCACGATGCTTTCAGGCTCCGCCATAATGGACGGCGCGATGCTCGTAATTGCGGCAAACGAGCCGTGTCCGCAGCCCCAAACCAAAGAACATCTTATGGCTCTGGAGTTGACCGGCATAAAAAACATCGTCATAGTTCAGAATAAAATCGATGTTGTTCCGCAGAAGAAAGCACTGGAAAACTATAAGCAGATCAAAGCATTCGTAAAAGGAACGGTCGCAGAAAACGCGCCAATTATTCCTGTCTCTGCACAGAAGAGAATTAACTTCGGGATGCTTCTGGATGCGCTGAATACAACGATTCCGGATATCGAGCGTGAAACAGACGTCATGCCGATCATGCTGATCGCCCGTTCTTTCGATGTGAACCGGCCGGGAAGTTCCTGGCGTGACATCAAAGGCGGTGTTATCGGCGGTTCACTCATTCGTGGCGAGTTCCACGAAGGGGATGAAATAGAGATCCGGCCCGGCAGACAATATATGTCGGAGAACAAAGCCAAGTGGGAACCGATCACAACCAAGATCACCTCAATGAACAAGGCATCCCACAAGGTTCCGACAGCAACACCGGGCGGACTTGCAGCAATCGGTACAAAACTCGACCCGGCGATCACCAAAAGCGATACACTTGTCGGGCAGGTTGCCGGCATGGCCGGATCCTTGCCACCGGTTTGGGACAAACTCAAATTCGATGTCACTCTCATGGAAAGGGTCGTCGGTTCGTCTGCCGAGTTGAACATCGATCCAATCAGACTCAAAGAACCGCTGATGCTTTCCGTTGGGACCGCCGTTACCGTAGGTATCGTTCTTGCAGTGAAAAAGAACCAGGCTGAAGTAATGCTGAAACGTCCGGTCTGCGCCGAAGTTGGATCCCGGATCGCAATCAGCCGTCAGGTTGGAGGCAGATGGCGTTTGATCGGCATGGGTCTTCTGACCGAGTAA